The genomic DNA CTTTCATTTCTTCATAGCTTGCTTCACGAGCTAATACAAGACGATGTAAACCCTCTTCTTTCCAATACTGTGCTGCTTTCCAGTTGGATAGTGATTGCTGTGTGCTTAAATGCACCTCAACAGAAGGCGCTACACGTTTACAAGTCTCAATGATAAGCGGATCAGCAACGATAATCCCCGTTACGCCAGCTTTTTCAATCCCTTTTAAATATTCCTCTAGCCCGTCCATATTTTCATTATGTGCAAAGATATTTGTTGTTACGTATATTTTTGCTCCATACTTCTTTGCAAACTCAACGCCTTCTGCCATTTCTTCTAGCGTAAAATTACCTGCATTCGAACGAAGACCAAATTCTTGTCCACCTAAATATACAGCATCTGCCCCGTAATGGATAGCTACTTTTAATTTTTCTAAGTTACCCGCAGGGATTAACAGTTCAGGTTTCTTCACAATAACACGTTTGCCATCGATCACTCGTGAAATTTCTTGTACAGTCATTTCCTACACCCTCCTCGTTTAGTAAACCGTTTCTTTAAAGAAGAATCCTGTGTCTAACGGACGATTTACTGGTTGCATTTCTTCTATTTCTTTATATAGAGCATCTTTCAAGTCATAATATGCATCACGATCTTCCACACATAAATCAATCGCTTGACGATATTTCTTCGTTACTTCAATAATGTATTCAGAGCTTTTTAGTACACCATCGATTTTTAAGCTGTCAACTTCAGCTTCGATTAGTTCCTCTAATTCATCGATGAAACAAATATCGTTCGGACTCATAATATGAGTACCATTTTCATCTTCATAAATTGGATATTTATTGTTACGCTCTGGGTCATATAAGAACATATTCTCTTCATATTTTTTCTTTTCAATGTCAAGATTACGTCCTTGATACTCAAAGTAATTTCCTACTAATGAACGCTTCGATTGGAACATACAAGTCATACCGTGAATTTGTACTTCTAGTTCCACTTCAGCATTTTCTTTTAAATCAACAATTTCATCTAAGCTCAGCTCACGAGCTAATACAGCGCGCTTCGCTCCTCTTTGTCCCCAGTAATTACAAGTGAACCAGTTTGTTGCTGTCGTTTCTGTATTCCAGTGCAACTGCATATTTGGCGCTACTTCGCGAACAGCCATTAATACTGCTGGATCTCCGAAAACAATTGCATCTACATTTACTTCATTTAAAAATGAAACGTAATCTGTTAATTCTTCTACTTTATCGTTGTGGAACATAGCGTTCATGGCTACGTATACTTTCACACCATTTTCATGTGCAATCTTCACAGTTTGTTTTACATCTTCACGTGAAAACTCCCCTGCTAAACGTAAACCAAACTTTTGCTCACCGATCATTACCGCATCTGCTCCTGCTTTCGCAAGAAGTTCGATATCCGCCACCGCTCTTGGCGTTACTAACAATTCAGGTTTCTTCATACCTTGGTCACCCTCTCTTTTTACTAACAGCTACTCCATCACCAATTGGGAAAATCGTTGTATCGTATCCTTCATGGTTCATAAGCCACTCATTGTACGTCTTAATACGACGGATTAAACCACGTGTACGTCTGTTTTCAATTTTCTCTTTTGTCGTTACAAGACCATGGTACATAACATTATCTGAAATAATTACGCCACCAGGATTTAATAACGGTTCATATAAGTCAAAAAAGCGACGATACTGTCCTTTTGCTGCATCAATAAAAATAACGTCAAATGTCCCGTGTTCTTTTACTTGTTCACCTGTCTCTAACGCATCACCGTAAATAACTGAAATACGATCTGTTACTGGGGAACGTTCTATATATTCAAGTGCTTTTTCATATCGCTCACGATTGCGCTCAACTGTCACAATACGTGAATTTGAAATAGCTTGCATCATACGAATACTAGAATAACCGATTGCTGTTCCAAGTTCTAAAATGCTTTTCGGTCCAATTAAACGTAAAAATTGCAGCATAAATTCCATTCCAAGTCGATCCATAATCGGCACATGATTTTCTGTTGCATATTCTTCCATTTCAAGAATTAATTTATCTTTCGGATCAATAAATGATAATAGGTACTCGTTAACTGCATCCTCCATAAATGGTCCTCCTTATTTACATGGAGAAGTGCCTCTATGACGTCTTTTCCCACATAGAATGCAATAAAAATACAAGCCAGTTTTACCCTTAGCTTGTACGTCCCGTTTTGATATTAAAAACGATTCTTCTGCCAGTTTTTAACCCGATATATTTTACCACAAAAAAGAGGGATGTGCGACTTTTTTCGCTATCCCTCCCCATTTCACTGTTTTTTCGTAATGTATTTTTGCTTTAATGCATTATGCTCTTCTAATGTTTTCGCATAGTACACTTCACCACTTGGTGCAGCTAAGAAATAATAATAATCTGTTTGCGCAGGTTCTAACGCAGCTTCCACTGAATGTTTACCAGAGTTTGCGATCGGCCCTACCGGCAATCCTTTTACAACATACGTATTGTACGGTGAGTTGACCTTTAAATCTTCGTATAATACACGTTGTTTATGCTTTCCAAGTGCATATAATACCGTTGGATCCGTTTGAAGCGGCATACCTTTCTCTAAACGATTATAAAAGACACTAGAGATCTTTTGACGATCTGTAAAACCAGTTGCCTCTTCTTCAATAAGTGAAGATAATGTTAAAAGCTGATGAACATCCCAGTTCTTTGCTTTCATTTTTGCCTCATTTTGAACAATGATTGCATTTGTTTTCTCAAGCATCGGAATTACGATTTCTTCTAACGTCGTATCTTTCTTATAAAATGAATACGTCGCAGGATATAAATAACCTTCTAATGGGTATTTAATATTACTATCAAAGATTTTATCCGTTAATAACTTCGGATACTTTTGCTGCATTTTTTGAATAAATGCTTTATCGTTTAATTGACGCGTAACATCATCTTTATTCCACTTTAGTTCTGCCGCAATCGTTTCTGCAATTTCAGTTACTTGAGCTCCTTCTTTGATCGTCACTTTATAAAGAGCTGGACGATGCACGTTGCCAGATGACATTTGTTCGATAACATCTTTAGCATTCATCGAAGGATTTAATAAATATGTACCTGCTTGTAAACTTTTCGATTTAGCCTTTGTATAAAAACTAAAAACTGTACCGTTTTTCACAGCGCCTTTTTCTTCTAAAATTTCTCCAATTTTACTTGTAGATGATCCTTTCGGAATTTCTACTTCAATCTCTTTTTTATTCCCGCTATCAACTGGTCCTAATGCGGATGAAATATACGCATAGACTGAACCACAAACTAAAAGCAGTGCAATAATCGAAAATAAAAAGATGCGTCTACGCTTCTTTTTCACTTGATTCTCTATCAAAACTCTTCCTCCTTATTCAATTGTAGACCATATGTATATGTTTCTATACAGCATGATGGAAAGCCACAACAAATTCGCCTATCTTTTTTAGTATCCATTTTATTTTTCTACAATCCGTCTCATTATACTACAAAGGATTACACAGTTTCGACAAAAAATCTTTCATTTTACATATAAATACAAAAAAAAGATGGACTGTATGTCGTCCATCTTTTCAGTACTTATTATTCAGCTTCTTGCTCATCAGCAAGAGTGTTGAACATTTCTTGTACCATTTCCCACTCTTCTTCAGATTCGATTGGAAGTAAACTTCCGCCCTCTTCTTCATTTTGCTCATAAGCCATTGCATCATAAATTTGGTCTCCATCTTCGTCTACTTCACCGATTGGAGAGAAGACTACGTATGATTTTTTACCAAATTTTTCAGCATCAAAAGTGAAAATAATTTCACATAAATGTTCGTTACCTTTTTCGTCTACAATTGTAATTTGATTTTCTTCCATTTTGGTCACCTCTTATTTACTATCTAAAAATCCTTGTAAGATTACGACTGCAGCCATCTTATCGATTACTTGTTTTCGCTTCTTACGGCTTACATCCGCTGAAATGAGTAGACGTTCCGCTGCCATCGTCGACAAACGCTCGTCCCACATTACAACGTCTAATTGTAACAGCTCTCGTAGGTTTTCTGCAAATTGTTGGCACGCTTCACCACGTGGGCCAATTGTACCATTCATATTTTTAGGTAAACCTACTACTATTTTGTCCACATTGTACTGCTTTACTAACTCAGAAATACGATCAAAACCAAAGTGACCTCGTTCTTCGTTAATCTTAATTGTTTCTAATCCTTGTGCTGTCCAGCCCATTTCGTCGCTCATTGCAACTCCGACTGTTTTTGTACCTACATCTAAACCTAATATCCGCATAAACTACTCCTCACGATGATGTTTCAAGTAAGACTTCACAAGCTCTTCAATGATCTCATCACGTTCAAGCTTACGAACGATGCTTCGTGCATCTTTATGGCGAGGTATGTATGCTGGGTCTCCACTTAATAAATAACCGACGATTTGGTTAATCGGATTATAGCCTTTTTCTTGAAGTGCATCATACACAGTTAAAAGTACATCATTTACATGGACACTCTGTTTTTCATCTTGAATGCTAAACTTCATTGTTTTATCAAAACCGTCCATTTCAAGCACCTCACTTATATAGTAAGTATAGGGAGAAGAACTTCTCCTCTCCCTACCATTGTACACTACTATCTCTTTATTTTGAAACAGATTTAACGTACTCTTGTACAAATGCTAAAGCTTCTTCGACTTGAGCTGGGTTTTTACCACCTGCTTGTGCCATATCAGGACGGCCACCACCGCCACCGCCGCAACGAGAAGCTACTTCTTTCACAAGTTTACCAGCATGGTAACCTTGGCTAATTAAGTCTTTCGTTACACCTGCTAGGATGTTTACTTTATCGTCATTAACAGACGCTAATACAACAACTGCTGACTCTAATTTATTTTTTAGATCATCCATCATCGTACGTAAGTTGTTCATATCTGCAACATTTACTTTCGCTGCTAATACATTCACACCATCAACTGTCATTACAGAATCAGTTAAGTTTCCAGCTTCAATATTGCTTAATTTCGCAGCAAGAGATTCGTTTTCTTTTTGAAGTTGTTTCACTTCAGCAAATAGACCATCAACTCTTGTTAAAATATCTTTCGGATTTGTTTTCATTTTTCCTGCTGCTTCTTTTAATAAACCTACTTGATCGTTCATTAATTCGTATGCAGACTTACCAGTTACCGCCTCAATACGACGAGTTCCTGCACCGATACCAGACTCAGCAACGATTTTGAAAATACCGATAGAAGCTGTATTATCAACGTGACAACCACCGCAAAGCTCTAAGCTGTAATCGCCAACTTGTACAACGCGTACAACATCACCGTATTTTTCACCGAATAATGCCATTGCGCCCATTTCTTTTGCTTCTCCGATTGATTTTTGAGAAATCTCAACGTTAATACTTTCCCAAATTTTCTCGTTTACCATACGCTCAATTTTTTCTAATTCGTCAGCTTGCACTTGACCGAAGTGAGAGAAGTCAAAGCGTAGACGTTCAGAAGTTACAAGAGAACCTGCTTGATTAACATGCGTTCCAAGTACGTCTTTTAATGCTTGGTGTAGTAAGTGAGTTGCTGTATGATTTTTCACAACGCTACTACGGTTTTTCGTATCGATAACAGCTTTCACAGCTGCATCTTTCGTTAACGTGCCTTCTTCCACAGCTACTTTGTGTAAGTTTTGACCATTTGGTGCTTTTTGTACGTCTTTTACAAGAACTTTCACGCCGTCAGCAAGAAGGTAACCACGGTCAGCAATTTGTCCACCGCTCTCAGCGTAGAATGGTGTTACGTCAAGAATTAACTGTCCTTCTTCCCCTGCTTGTAAGCTATCTGTGTACTCACCCTTTTTCACAAGTGCAACAACGTTACTTTCCGTTGCAACTGTACCGTAACCAACGAACTCACTCGCTACTTTAACTTCTCCAAGTACACCGCCTTGAACTTGCATTGAGTCAACGTCTTGACGAGCAGCACGTGCACGCTCACGTTGTTTTTCCATTTCATTTTCGAAGCCTTCTTGGTCAACTGTCATACCAGCTTCTTCTGCATATTCTTCTGTTAATTCGATTGGGAAACCGTATGTGTCATATAGACGGAACGCATCTACTCCAGAAATAACAGTTGTTTTTTCTTCTTTTGCTTTTGCAATAACTTCAGCTAAAATTGCTTCACCATCATGAAGTGTTTCATGGAAACGCTCTTCTTCATTTTTCACAACTTTCGCAATGAAATCTTTCTTTTCAAGTACTTCTGGATAGAAGTCTTTCATTACTTCTCCAACAACCGGTACCAATTCAAACATGAATGGACGGTTAATGTTTAATTTCTTCGAATAACGAACAGCGCGGCGTAATAAGCGACGTAATACATAACCACGACCTTCGTTAGATGGAAGAGCACCGTCACCAACAGCGAATGTTACTGTACGGATATGGTCAGCAATTACTTTGAATGCCATATCTTTTTCTAAATCGCCATTACGATATTTCTCACCAGAAATTGATTCTGTTGCACCAATCATCGGCATGAATAGGTCTGTATCAAAGTTTGTAGGCACATCTTGAACGATAGATGTCATACGTTCTAGACCCATCCCTGTATCAATGTTTTTCTTAGGAAGTGGTGTATATGAACCGTCTGGATTATGGTTAAATTGAGAGAATACAAGGTTCCATACTTCTAAGTAACGCTCGTTTTCTCCGCCTGGATATAATTCTGGGTCACTAAAGTCATTACCGTAAGCTTCCCCGCGGTCATAGAAAATCTCTGTATTCGGTCCACTTGGTCCTTCACCAATATCCCAGAAGTTTTCTTCTAAGCGGATAATACGCTCTTTTGGAACGCCCATTTTTTCATTCCAAATTGTGAATGCTTCTTCATCTTCTGGATGGATTGTAACTGATAGTAATTCTTTATCGAATCCGATCCATTTGTCGCTCGTTAAGAATTCCCAAGCCCATGTAATTGCTTCTTCTTTGAAGTAATCACCGATTGAGAAGTTTCCTAACATTTCAAAGAATGTATGGTGACGAGCTGTTTTCCCTACGTTTTCAATATCGTTTGTACGAATTGATTTTTGAGCATTTGTAATACGTGGATTTTGTGGGATTACACGTCCATCAAAATATTTTTTTAATGTAGCTACACCACTATTAATCCATAGAAGAGATGGATCTTCATGTGGAACTAGTGATGCACTAGGTTCTACTGCATGTCCTTTTTCTTGGAAAAAGTCTAAAAACATTTGACGAATTTGTGCGCCTGTTAGTTGTTTCATTGTATTTTCCTCCTTAAATATAAAAAACTCCCGTCCCTATAAAAGGGACGAGAGTTAACTCGCGATACCACCCTAATTATGAATTGATTACAATAACAATCAATTCATCACCTCATGGTGCCGTAACGTGGCAAGACGGCAGTGATTAGCTGCTCTCAGGATTAGCTTTCTGTTACCCTTCATTTAAAGCTTCTTTCAGCCATATGGAAGCTTCTCTCTATAAATGGACTGTAACGTACTTGTTCCGTCATTGATTTAATGTATTATATGACTAAATATAATAGAATTCTCTTAAGTTTGTCAATGTAGATAATCATTTATATTGTATTAATTGCTTATTTATCATAGGTATTCTACTATTCATTCTTAACAGCCTTTTCATATATTATGCGTTTATTAACAAATCGGAATCTCCTTACAAGAATAATTTATAAAAAATTATAAATATTACCTTTTTTGCTATAATTAAATTATTGTTAATAAAATAAAGGAGCGATCACAATGACAACCTTACTTAGCAAAGCTAAAAACATATTAGCGACTAACGAAACAATATTACTTTACGCAGCATGTTCATTAGACATATTTATTTATCGTTCCGTCGCGAGACCAGGCCTATTGATTTTAACGAACAAAAGGCTATTCTTTTATGGACCAGATGTAAGTAACAATCCAATATTTGAAGAGTACTCTTTCGCAAAAATTTCTAATCTAAAAGAACAAAAGCGTCTTTTCAACAATCAAATTGTATTTATGTATGATAACGAATGGAAAAAAATAAAACATATTCAAACAAATGATGTGAGCTCCCTCGTTCAAAAGATACACGAGCAGATTTCTAAATAAATATACGATTAGCCCTCTATTTCTTACATAGAGGGCTTCTATACTTACACATCTTCTTTTTTCAAGAGAGGCTTCACATGAACAATGACGGTGCGAATAACTGCTAAGATGGGAACCGATATTAGTAACCCTACAATACCAGCTACTTCCCCTCCAACTAGTAATGCAAGCATAATAATAACGGGATGCATACGAAGTGACTTACCAACAATGTAAGGCGATAAAATGTTACTTTCCACAAATTGCAAAATAGCAATCGTAATACCCGCCTTAATAAGTAAGCTCGTTGATACTGTTGCTGCAATCATTAACGTCGGGATCGCTCCTAAAATAGGGCCGAAGTACGGGATTATATCCGTTACCCCAATAATAATACCAAGCAATAATGGATATTTCATACCGATAAACCAAAAAGAAAGAGCTGATACTCCCCCTAATACCAAACAAACAAATAACTGTCCTCGAATATAACTTCCAAGTGACTTATCAATTTCTTTCGCAAGCATTTGCCCCGTACCTCGCCATTTACTTGGGACTAGTTTCCAAAAGATATGATAAAACTCACCATAATCTTTTAATATGTAAAATACAATGAACGGTATTAAGAAAATAATGAGCAATGAATCGAGTACACCACGAGCTGTACTCATCACTTTATTTAAAAGCGCTTGAATCTTCGTTTCCACACCCACAAAAAGTTGTTTCACCTTTTCATGAATGAACGAAGGGAAATTCGCTGTTTGTTCTGTAACGCCATCCATCCACGAATCGTACATCTTTGTAAACTGCGGAAATTGTTCATTAATCTCTTGTAACTGTTTAATAACGACTGGCGTTCCTTTATAAATCCCATAACCAATTCCGCCAAAGAAAAGGATATAAATAAGCAAAATGGCAAGTGTACGGGGCATCCCTTCCTTATGGATTTTTTCAATTAAAGGATGCAATAAATACGCAATAAAACAAGCGATAAGAAATGGCGTGATTGCTACTTTAAATACAAAAATAATCGGTGCCCATAGTGGCTTAATTTTTAAAAAGACGAGCAAACAAAGAAAAACAAGTAATAATAATCCTAAACGATATATCCAAATGATTTTAAGATTCTTCACATGAAAAACCTCCTCCACCTTTATTTTGAAAATAAATGGGGTAGGTTATGTGCGAAACTTTTAAAATCTTTTCATGCGGACCATACTGTTTTTTAAAGACGTACATATAAATAACATAACAAGGACAACCACCCCTGAGAATACAGCATGAATTAATATAATCAGGAGGGCTAATTATGGTTTTGTTTATGCTTGGATTATCAGCACTTTTTATGATTCTTGAATGGATTTGTATCGGGTTTGGTATTTGGAAGGGGTTCTTTATTCGTTCCTCACGTAAAGAAAAAGCGAAGCAATTATGGCAGTATGGAATACTCGGCGTTGGCTGCTACGGTCTATCTTATCTTTTCTCAGAAATCGGACTTTTTTATTTGCATATGAGCGCATAAAAAAACTCCCTCGTCAATAAGGGAGTTTTTCACTTTATCGAAATGATTATAAGTAAGACTTAATCATCTTACGTGCTTTTTTCATATTGCGTTTTGAAAATACATCTTGCTTACGAGCATATTGATATGCTGCAGCTCCAACACCTAATGCGATTAATGAATTGCGTAGATTCAAAGTAAATCCCCCTTTTCGTTATCCGATCGTTCTTTCATTCTCATCAAATAAATCATCAAGAGAGCTTAATGAACCATCTTCCTCAACTTGATGCGTATGGATTTTCCCCTTTGAAACCGATAATTCGATATAACAATTCCAGCAATAAAATTGGTTGACACCTATTTTTCCAATGTCTTTCCCTTTGCAATTTGGACAAATGAACATATGGCTTTCATCTCCTTACAGACTCCCAGATTCTATTCGCCATTATGTCCAAACTGCATTCGTTTATACATCGCTGGAGCCTTTCAACGCTATGCGTTTGAAAGTTTCACTATATAATTTCACCTTGTTACATGAAATCATACGGTGAAATGTTTTCCACGTCCATTTCTTCGCCATTAACTGTGACCATCTGTACTTCTCCTTGTGATTCCTGCAAGCGACTAGCCAAAGTTGTTTGACGCATTGCATCATCAAGGCGATTTACACCGGATTTGAAAGCTGCTTCCTCCCCGCAAATAATAAGGAACTTCTTACTTCTTGTAATGCCCGTGTAAATTAAATTACGACGTAACATACGGTTGTAACTTTTCACGATCGGCATAATAACAATCGGAAATTCACTACCTTGTGATTTATGAATGGAACAACAATATGCATGCGTAATTTGATTTAAATCGGGCTTTGTATACGTTACCTCAATTCCATCAAATGAAACGATAATCATATCTTGTTGCTCAACGTTTTCTTTCGCATAAAACACCGAAACAATTTCTCCAATATCACCATTAAACACCTGGCTCTCTGGCTGATTAACGAGTTGCAGTACTTTATCGCCTCTTCGGTATACAACATCACCGTAAGCAATTTCTTTACTCTTTTCCCTCTTCGGATTAAATACTTGTTGCAATGCTTCGTTTAATACATTAATACCAGCAGGCCCGCGGTACATCGGCGCTAATACTTGGACATCCCTTGCACTAAATCCTTTTGTTTTAGCATTTTCACAAACTTTTTTCACAACCTCAACAATTTGAGCCCCTGTACAGCTGATAAATGAACGATCTTTTTTATTTTGTGCTAAATCTGGCGGGAGCGTGCCGTCTTTGATTGCATGGGCAAGTTGAATAACAGATGAGCCTTCTGCTTGACGATAAATTTCAGTAAGCTTCACTGTCGGAACTGCGCCTGCATTTAATAAATCTTTTAATACTTGTCCAGGTCCTACAGATGGCAACTGATCTTCATCACCTACAACGATAACTTGAATGTTCGTCGGTAGCGACTTAAATAGCTGATTCGCAAGCCAAATATCAACCATTGAAAATTCATCAATAATAAGGAGCTTACCTTGGACAGGATCCGTTTCATTACGCTGGAAAGATCCTTCTGGCGTCCAGCCAAGCAAACGGTGAATTGTGCAAGCTGGAAGTCCTGTCGATTCACTCATCCGCTTCGCTGCTCTTCCTGTTGGAGCTGTTAATAGTATTGGAAATGGATTATCATCACTGTATTCATTCGGATTTAACGATAATCCGTGAAGTGACGCATACATTTCAACAATCCCTTTAATAACAGTTGTTTTCCCCGTTCCTGGTCCACCTGTTAATAACATCATTGGCTTATGAAGTGCCGTTTGAATCGCTTCTTGCTGAAACGGTGCATACTGCACGTTTAACTGTTCTTCAATTTCACCTAATGTTTTTAACACTTCTGCTTCAGGAAATGAAGGTGTTTCCTCTTGATTCATCAATCGACGAATAGACTTTACAACACCTTTTTCAGAGTAGAATAAAGTTGCTAAATACACTCGTTCTTCTTCTATGATGACTTTCCCTTCACTTTGCATCGTTTCAATACAACCTATAATATCTTCCTCAGTCACTCTTCCTTCTTGATTGTTTAAAAGTGACATCGTTTCTCTTACAAGTTGATCTTTCCTCATATAAACGTGACCAAGTTGCAATGAGACATTCTCTAATGTGTAAAAACATCCCGCTCGTACACGGTCGTCGTGATTACCCGATATTCCTAACGCACGCCCTATATCATCCGCTCGTCCAAAACCAATCCCGTCCACTTCTTCAATAAGTTGATACGGATTATTACGAATCACTTCTAATGTCATCTCTTTATATTGCTGGTAAATCTTAATAGAAAGTTTCGTTCCAAAACCGTAACCATTTAAAAAGCTCATTACTTTCTCTAATCCTTGATGTTCAACAATTGTCTCATATATTTCCTGAGCCTTTTGTTTGTTAACAACACCATTTAACGCCTCAGGGTCATCCATAATTTTAGAAATAGCATGTTCCCCGAGATGATCCACAATTTTTTCCGCTGTACGCTTTCCTATCCCTTTAAATAAATCACTCGCTAAATATTGCACCATACCTGCTTTTGTTTGCGGCAATTCTTTTTTAAATGTTTCAACCATATATTGTTTTCCATACTTTGGATGGTCCTTAAAGTGACCTGTCAATGTAAACACTTCATCTTCATGCATGCGGGGAAAATGACCGTTTATCATTACTTTCTTTTCGTCATATGTTTCATTCGTTTCAATGACTTTCATACTGACAACGGAATAGAGGTTTTCTTCGTTGTGGAAAATGGTATGAAGAACTTGCGCTTTTATAAACTTTTTCTCTTCCTCAAACAAATCCATTGCATGTTGATTTCCCATCTTTCCTCTCCTTTCCGATATTTTCACTTTAATGAGCAGTACATCCCCCACCTCTTTAGATGAGGGATAACTACCCATTAAACTATATTTTTATCTTATTCAGCTTCTTGCTCTAATAAACGAACGCCATTACCCGCTAAAAAGTGATCTGGCTGAATTTCAGTTGCTTTCTTAAATAAAGCGAGAGCCTTCTCATTATTTTCCTCAAATACGTACGCAACACCTAAATTGTAATACGCATCTGCATGCTCTTCATCCATTTCTAATACCTTTTCAAAATAAGGTTTCGCCTCTTGAATGTGTTCTAGTCGAGCGAAGCAAAGTCCGCACTGGAATACAGCTTCCACATCGTTTTCATCTAATTCTGTTGCTCTTTGTAAGAATGGTAGTGCAAGACGATCATTTCCAAGCTGTACATGTGTGATACCTAACATAAATGTTACATCAGCTGATTGTAATCCAGCTTGCATTGCTTGTTCAAATACAGCTTTCGCCTCAGTAAATTGCTCTTGGCCATAATATACATTTCCTAAACCATAATAGGCAGCTGCAGATTTATCATCTAACTCTAGTGCACGTTTATAAAATAAAATCGCTCGTTCGCTATCACCTAATACGTCTAATAAATTTGCAAAATTAATGTATCCAAGCGCATCTTTTGGATTTTCTTCGATTGCTTCTGTAAAATTTTTAGCTGCTTCTTCCCAATTTCCTTCTTGCATATATTGAATACCTGTTTCAAGTTTGTTTGACATGTCCTTCACCTCTACAACAAATTATAACAAAGAATGTATTTTCCAAGCGAACGAAAATTCGCTTTATGTAAAAGAAACCTCTAACCGCTAATCGGCAGAGGCTTCTCATTTATCCTAAATAATCCAATTTCTTACCACTACGGTATACTTCATCAATTGTAGCACCGCCTAAGCACTCATCTCCATCATAGAACACAACTGCTTGTCCTGGTGTAATTGCACGAATTGGCTCATCACAAAGAATACGAACTGTATTTTCATCAACGATTTGAACCGTTACTTTATTGTCTTCTTGACGATAACGGAATTTCGCCGTGCACTTAAATTCTGTTTCTTTTACTTTGTTACTTACCCATCCTACATTCGTAGCAATAACTTCATCACCATATAGAAGTTCGTTATGGAATCCTTGATCAACATATAAAATGTTTTCTTTCAAGTTTTTCCCAACAGCAAACCACGGATCACCGTTACCACCAATTCCAAGTCCATGACGTTGTCCAATTGTATAGTACATTAAACCGTCATGCTTTCCTTTCACTTCACCAGATAATGTTTGCATTACACCTGGTTGCGCTGGTAAGTAGTTACTTAAGAAATCTTTAAAGTTACGCTCACCAATGAAGCAAATA from Bacillus cereus G9842 includes the following:
- the recD2 gene encoding SF1B family DNA helicase RecD2, which produces MGNQHAMDLFEEEKKFIKAQVLHTIFHNEENLYSVVSMKVIETNETYDEKKVMINGHFPRMHEDEVFTLTGHFKDHPKYGKQYMVETFKKELPQTKAGMVQYLASDLFKGIGKRTAEKIVDHLGEHAISKIMDDPEALNGVVNKQKAQEIYETIVEHQGLEKVMSFLNGYGFGTKLSIKIYQQYKEMTLEVIRNNPYQLIEEVDGIGFGRADDIGRALGISGNHDDRVRAGCFYTLENVSLQLGHVYMRKDQLVRETMSLLNNQEGRVTEEDIIGCIETMQSEGKVIIEEERVYLATLFYSEKGVVKSIRRLMNQEETPSFPEAEVLKTLGEIEEQLNVQYAPFQQEAIQTALHKPMMLLTGGPGTGKTTVIKGIVEMYASLHGLSLNPNEYSDDNPFPILLTAPTGRAAKRMSESTGLPACTIHRLLGWTPEGSFQRNETDPVQGKLLIIDEFSMVDIWLANQLFKSLPTNIQVIVVGDEDQLPSVGPGQVLKDLLNAGAVPTVKLTEIYRQAEGSSVIQLAHAIKDGTLPPDLAQNKKDRSFISCTGAQIVEVVKKVCENAKTKGFSARDVQVLAPMYRGPAGINVLNEALQQVFNPKREKSKEIAYGDVVYRRGDKVLQLVNQPESQVFNGDIGEIVSVFYAKENVEQQDMIIVSFDGIEVTYTKPDLNQITHAYCCSIHKSQGSEFPIVIMPIVKSYNRMLRRNLIYTGITRSKKFLIICGEEAAFKSGVNRLDDAMRQTTLASRLQESQGEVQMVTVNGEEMDVENISPYDFM
- a CDS encoding tetratricopeptide repeat protein, which encodes MSNKLETGIQYMQEGNWEEAAKNFTEAIEENPKDALGYINFANLLDVLGDSERAILFYKRALELDDKSAAAYYGLGNVYYGQEQFTEAKAVFEQAMQAGLQSADVTFMLGITHVQLGNDRLALPFLQRATELDENDVEAVFQCGLCFARLEHIQEAKPYFEKVLEMDEEHADAYYNLGVAYVFEENNEKALALFKKATEIQPDHFLAGNGVRLLEQEAE